CTGAATCGGAGACGGTCGATGTGGCACAGCAGCAGGCGCAGGATGAGGCCGCCGAGTTCTGCCGGGAGCTCCGACCATGGCGACGGCCAGTCCATATATGATGCGATCCGCAGCCGGAAAGAGAGGCGACACGACGAGATGGGTGTTAGTAAATCTTTTGCAAATCGATCTGTAATAGTATCCGGGGCTAATATATTTGTAGAGCAAGCAATGATTCCACAGCCCTTGAATCGGAATCCTACTCGGAACCCGATAAATCAATTGGAATTCTATAACCCGGATAAATCAATCGGAATTTTAATTTGAAACCGAACAAATCAATTCATATCCAAATAGAAACGTAGACAATTAATACATCACGCGGTCACCTTGTACACGGAGtgaaagagaaaaacaaattaCCGTGCTCAAACGTTCCAGCGTTCACGGCTGCAACAAATCAGAATACCAGACGGGATCGACATCTGGTTCTCCGGTTTTGCACGTTGTTGGCTCGACCATTGGCCTATGCTTCCCTTCATTGCCCCTCTGGCTGTATGTGATTAGGGGCGGTAGTGCGCGGCTTGTATGCCTCACGGGCCTTACATGCATTAATTGGGTTTGGACTTTAAAGATAACAATATATCTATATTCCGGCAGACAAGTATAAAGGAGGCCCTCTCCCTCAGTTCCTTCTCCCCTCCCCGTTAGGCCTGATCCCCTCCCCCTCATCTCCCAGTCTCCACTCTGTCCCCGCCGCCCCTTCCCTTTCCCCGCCGATAGAGGATGGCAGCAGATGTGTGCCACAACCCCTcgtcccctcctctctctctccttcttctcTCTCGCGTGCGCGCCTGAAGGcctcccgcgccgctcgccatcaCTGGAGGCCTCCTCGCTCCTCGCGCGCCTCAGCTCCGCCGCCCCTAGCCTCCCTGCGTGCCTTCAAGTCGCCGGCTCCCCACGCGCCTCGCCATTGCCTCCGTCTACTCTCTACGTGCCTACATGCTATAGACTACTACCTCCGTTTTAAATTGtagttcgtttgatttttttatcttaagtttgaccactcatctttattcaaaaaatttgtgcaaacattGCCAAACTTAAGTCATTTTTTAAGATCTTGTAATGATAAAAGCAACTCACAACAAAAATGACATTTCGCACAAATTTTTAATAAGAcaagtggtcaaatttgaggCCAAAAAAGTCAAAGgatctataatttgaaatggaggaagTACAAGAAATGTAATGATTATCATTTTCATGCTAATTAAACAATAATATCATTACAAATTAAATGGCTGATTTGCCATTACTGCCAAACAAAAAACGTAACTGCCGCTCAGTAAAGATTATGTAGGCATGCCGTTCCCTATTTTAAACTTGCTCTTGTGGGAAGAACCATCCCATCATCAAGGCAGACCAGATAACCGGCATTCTGTCCAGGACAACCTGACTGACAGTGCCACTCCCTAGGTCATAGGAAGCATAGCTTGGCATGGCATCATAGCAATATCCGAAAAAATCATGGCCTATAATGTAAACACAGTTCTCCTGAAACCTCCGATCACTGCCCGTCAACCTAACAGCCTTGGAGCAACACCCGCCGACGAAGAGAGCTTCGCCATTGTCCAAGCTGCTCACCTCCGTCCACCGACCCTCCTCCAAATCCGCCTCAAATACCTTCAGCGCGACCCCGTCGGTAGGGTTGTCAGGATGACGACGCGAAGGAATCATCCACTTCACCATGAGCAGCTTACTGCCCGTGCTGGATGCGACGAGGTAGCGCCGCGTCTGGAGAAGCCCTGCTGGAttattcgccgccgccgcgggaggctGTGGCGTGATGGCATGCTCCACGACGCGGGATGCCTtcggcacgccggcggcggcggcgctgacctcGTGAACGAAGAGCCCATCATCGTCGTTGAGGGCATAGAGCTTCCCACGGTGCACGGCGATGTCGACGCACACGCCTCTTCCACGGCCGTCCGACGGACGACAGGCCGACCATGAAGGGGCGACGGGCCGGTAGAACGCGACGGAGCTGCCCCAGACCCAGAGGAGGGCGGCGACGAGGTCGGGCGAGCACACGATGATCTTGCGCATGGGGAATCTGTCGATCTTTGTGCCGTCGTCAAGCCGGAGCGGCATCTCAATGGTGGCTCCGGTGAGAGGGTTGACCAGGAAGCACTTGGAGAAGTCGTCGCCATGCCGGTGGGACAGGAGCCAGCCGTCGAAGCGGCCGTGGCAGAGGGAGGACACGCGGCGCAGCACGTCGACGCCATCTGTGCGgaagcggcggagctcgccgccggcagggATTTGGAAGGTCTGGCCTCCCAGCCATATgaggggaagcggcggcggcaggtcgcgccgctgctgccgctcgACCAAGCGCCATTGGCGACAGACGCTCCCGAAGCGGAGGCGGTCGATGTGGCACTGCAGCAGGTGCAGGATGAGGCCTCCGAGATCCGCCGGGAGCTCCGGCCATGGCGACGAGCGCCGTCGTTGTCGTTTCCCCAGCCGACCCATGATGCGATCCGATTCGCAACTGGAAAGTGGCGACCACGACGATGGGTATTAAATCATTTTGCAAATCGATCTGTTATAGGTGCGAAAAATCCGGGGCtaaatatatttatttgttGAAGTAACAACCAAAATAATCCTCTCAGATATATCGTCTCTTAAATTGGTAACAAAGAGCACTTATTTCCTTCTAAATGGAAATGGAGCGAATTACATGATCTATGTCTTCAACGTACACATTCTCATGGATGCTGCATATCCTGCTGCACGAATCTAATTAAGATTGGAGGTCTAACCTCACATAGCATTTGGTACGTGTTTTGTACTATATTTCTTTATTGAATTTTATTCAACATCTTATGGCTCGCCCGCTCGGATGAACATGTTCCACCACAAGAATTCTAACTAAGTCATCCATACTCGATCGGTCATGATGGCTAACTTATTTTTTTCTATGAAGAAAACGATGTAAATAATGAGCATCCTAAACAAATACTATTGTAtgaggccagtctcagtggaggTTTTATGAGAACCCAAATTTCAAACGAAACGGGAGTCTCGTCCAGAGAAAATTCTTTAAAAATAATACTTTAACATCCTAAACAAATACACTACCAGATTGAGGCTCTGTTTGGTAGGGCTCCGCGCGAAGGCGGAGCCGGAACGGACGGAGCTGCAATTTGTGGCTCCTCCAGCTTCGCGCTGTGCACCGTGGAAAAGGGCTCCGGCTCTCCCATCCGCCCCGGGCAGAAGTGCTCGAGAATTACTCCACCGAGCACTACGGGGAATGTCGGATCCGGGCCCACGGGACTGTGCACATCGCAAAGTTCTGAGTAAAGAAGGAAGGAATTAGACTCTTACTAGAACTCGTCTGTACTCCTACTATGACTCTACTTGATAATCCTCCTATGACTTCTACTTGTAAACCGACTCGTATCCCACCCCCTGTactatataaaggagggcgGGGTACCTAGATTGGCAAGAGAACCAACAAGAGGCTCAACAGAGCCCAACACACCAGCGCAGGACGTAATACTCCAAAccaccacataggacgtagggtattacgctattcTGGCAGCCCGAATATGTCTAAATTTGTGTCTTGTGTCCTTGCGTTTACCTTCGAGATCCAGATCCGGCGATCTCTCCCCAAACAATCTCCTACCTGGGGCATCCCTAGGTAGGCTGACGGTTAAAACACCGATAGGAAAACCCACATTCGCCGAGTACTTAAAGGTTTACCGAGTGcatttgtaacgaacatggcaccatttatgccatttcgagtgattttggtgatcgaatgacaacacaacacttggactaatatgattgttaagatgatcattctcaggcttttaggttcaagtgatgacaaagagaaagagaaaataggcgtagcaaggcccgaagggcagcccctatgggggttccgctacccggttagcggacgggggtcgagggggagccgcccctcgcgggtctcagggtagcgccctgaaagctcttcggtcagtagcaccggaagaaccgacgccatgggcatcggagcatccgatggtagtcggaagaaccgacgccatggtactttggtgcagaagggagtcgaagccaagtcagcctataggcaccggttgaaccgatgggtcaaaaaggggcatcggtgcattggccgtcctttgtaccagagacgatgtcaggtgcccaggagaagtgtcttcagcaccggttcaaccgatggggcatcggtgcataccaccggtgtaatgacgtcagcgtccaggagaagattccttcagcaccggttgaaccggtgaggcatcggtgcaaagcatcggttcaaccggtggtctctgcgtcagccataaggagtccaacggctacttcgtgttatgaatgaacggatgaaccgacgctaccctgccaagaggcatcggttcttccggtggtacgcagatttttagctaaccgttggagcaacggctacaagacttggtggcctatatatacgcctcaccctggccatttgaagattgctggagttgctggacatcccacacacacccaagaacatctccaagccatacaaaagcatcaagatcatatccttagcccttagcacactttgagagtgttgtgtaaaggattagctcttagtgagtgagtttgcaaggcttagagcctttgtgctgtggttcattagtgaaccaaaacaagagcttggtgcgccggcaccttggagcgtggagctcgccggcaacgtcatcgaccctccgacttggtgtggagcggcgacgacacctttgtgcgggggacgtagagacccccatcctttgtggagaagctccttagtggaacccggggccaaggtgaccgtgattgtgttcacggaagagacttggtggccgagtagcaatactcttagtgagtgctacaacaacgtggatgtaggtgtgcctttgtggctaaccgaaccacgggataaacacccgcgtcaagagtttgctatctcctatcccgctctttaagcttccgcatttcattctagtaatttgtatgtctttactttcatagaatagtttcttgataggaaaagctataggttgctaaactcttttgggataggggttttacactagaacaacctagttgcacatctagatagcttgttttagtttaagctttgtgcaaactagttggagccataggtctaagtttttattagtgcctaattcaccccctccccctcttaggctagagcacccgatcactttcaattggtatcagagccgggactcacttgtctcacaaacaaagccaattctattggcaaatttgtgtttaccggctcattagatcggtaggcttcaccgcctagtgagttagctcttttaagggaagggatggattctctaggacctcctccacgtttcgatggcacgggcttccaacgatggaagattctAATGCAATCtcacctccaagcaaagggcctaaatgtttggagagttacGAGTGAAGGAACTAAAAGCACTAATCAACAAGAGAGGCAATACGATGCTATAGCCAAGTGTGCTATTTTAACCTCTCTTGGTGAaaatgtgttcaatcgtgtatttgcttgtgaaaatgcaaatgatttatggaaaactattagtgagaaccatgaaggcacaaaagatgttgcaaatgaaaaatatcatgttctcattgataaacttaatagtttcaagcaacttgatcatgaaaatgccgaaactatgtactcacggttgaatattcttgtgaatgagattaattctttagatgtgaagaaaattgaagatttggaactcattcgcaagatccttcactcacttagaaggccggactatgatttggtgacaacaattctttatgagaaagatctcaccacaatgacaccaaataaAGTCCTAAACAAGGTGATAGCCCATGAGCTAcgtcatgatatcaagccaagagcgccaccttcttcaccaacacaaagtgcacttgcatgcaagcaagtccaaaagttgaagaagatggccatcaaagatagctcaagtgatgaggaagaagaggaagcaaaaagctcctcaagtgatgatcaagagccaatgcaccccaacctctacgagcatgtaaagaagatgaacaaatgcttaaaggaaatcaactcaatggggtatttggtcttcctcaaagatgggcctcaccatcaacttatgaaggttgagaagaagttcaagaagaacaagcaaatgaaggagaagaagctcaagcatgaatcatttgccatatttggtgaatgggttagtggtggtgaagaatcaagtgctagctcaagcgatgaatcaagcaagagattcaccacccgcaccaacttcggatcatcatcaaacacttgccttatggccaaaggtatggatagcgatgtaagtgatgatgactccgattctccttcaattgatgaacttcttgaccttgttcatgagcatcaaaaagtcattaagaaacaatcaaaagaaattaaaaaccttagtgctctcaaagatctaaatgcttctcttgctacaaactttgaaaatttgaggtgcaaattcaatttgcttagcaaggagcatgaagagctcaaactaaaatttgagagcattaatgatactaatgactctttggaaatgaagcaaactatcccttgtgcaattcctatctctagggtagatgcttcaacttcttgcattgatttaattgataattcttgctctaacccttgcaatgagaaatgcaatgagaatgttgttgtagaatcatgtgatgatctcattgccaaggagaatgatgagctcaagcaagaagtggaaaggctcatgaaggacttgtatagattgaagggcaaaagcatgaagagcaatgtccaaccttctcaagataaccgtgagaacatggtgaagaagcttgagaaggggtccaccgtgacttgctctaagtgccacaaagaaggccacaagtccaacaagtgtcctcaaccaagaaagaagctttcggatgagaagaacaagaagaagctaacaatcaagagttctctcatctacaccaagcccaaccggaggaacaaaagcaatagcacctcctatgtgatcaagaagaaaacaaatggcaaggtggttgcccacaaggttgggaagcaagaaaggagttggaaccgccccatttgggtgcccaaggatgtcatcatcaatatgaaggggcctcaaatggtgtgggttccaaaggagatttGAAGCCCATGGAAtagcttcgggggatttggaggcttagctcacaagttgaagtgaaggttcaaaccaaagaagctaagctcacaacttggacatttgattgcccaagtcccccataaggtaatggtagctaaaagtttcaattcaagcatcatgtagctccattgctcttgctaggttgtttgcattgcatcacctagtgttatatatggtgggttgcttgtgtcatgactctaacccatgagcaacctacatggtttgataagtgtgtagaaagctacacaaggttacccttcatggtacatgcatCTCttaaggtatgtatttcatatgtgtaccatgaacacaagctatagggtaaacttcctaattgtgtcaaaattaatgtgcatacatttgcttggtgattcaaacactaaatgcacacttttagggggagttcatcctataggttgtgatttttgagactaacatgttttctagcttatcttttgtagtctcacgtggagttaacactctaagagaatgtttctcacgatcaatgtgaataaacaactctacaagagtgattagataaattgtgcttcatgcatattgagtcatgctctattgaacttaaatgctcatatctaagttcataggctatgtactcatacatttgcttaaccttggtgtaccaagtgcttcttgtttaaagactttcaattgattgcaagtcactttcttttagtacatgcaaggtaaacaaagaagcccccggaggtatgtaaggttctaaactaattaaattggtatctttgtcatatcctatttactttagagctacctccgtgcatgatatgatctaagctttctaattATTacttctagttgtgcacttgattttcacattatcattttgtgcacatacttatggaaagcttagctcatgacatgctagtttcgtgattttgtgatccaccatagtatagttttcaattggtatcttcattgatatcatacaattggatcatgaatcatgaactaactccctaggctactaatcttctcttgagctatattgttttgcaagaccttgttTTTAGgaacaagaccttttaggtgatttgattccaaagggggagaaatgtggatcaaagcaaggtatttttcTCAAGGAAAAGAAGtatatcccaaagggggagaaatacctaagtgaatcaagtcatgagggagaagtatCAACATAAAGGGAGgttcaaagggggaatcatggttttagggggaggccaagtcattattggatgatggtaaacatccaagcaagcgtaagcggttctcaattgatttcaattggtatctagtggttaaatttgtcaattttttacaaatctatgcttgctttgattgtgttgtcatcaatcaccaaaaagggagagattgtaacgaacatggcaccatttatgccatttcgagtgattttggtgatcgaatgacaacacaacacttggactaatatgattgttaagatgatcattctcaggcttttaggttcaagtgatgacaaagagaaagagaaaataggcgtagcaaggcccgaagggcagcccctacgggggttccgctacccggttagcggacgggggtcgagggggagccgcccctcgcgggtctcagggtagcgccctgaaagctcttcggtcagtagcaccggaagaaccgacgccatgggcatcggagcatccgatggtagtcggaagaaccgacgccatggtactttggtgcagaagggagtcgaagccaagtcagcctataggcaccggttgaaccgacgggtcaaaaaggggcatcggtgcattggacgtcctttgtaccagagacgatgtcaggtgcccaggagaagtgtcttcagcaccggttcaaccgatggggcatcggtgcataccaccggtgtaatgacgtcagcgtccaggagaagattccttcagcaccggttgaaccggtgaggcatcggtgcaaagcatcggttcaaccggtggtctctgcgtcagccataaggagtccaacggctacttcgtgttatgagtgaccggatgaaccgacgctaccctgccaagaggcatcggttcttccggtggtacgcagatttttagctaaccgttggagcaacggctacaagacttggtggcctatatatacgcctcaccctggctatttgaagattgctggagttgctggacatcccacacacacccaagaacatctccaagccatacaaaagcatcaagatcatatccttagcccttagcacactttgagagtgttgtgtaaaggattagctcttagtgagtgagtttgcaaggcttagagcctttgtgctgtggttcattagtgaaccaaaacaagagcttggtgcgctggcaccttggagcgtggagctcgccggcaacgtcatcgaccctccgacttggtgtggagcggcgacgacacctttgtgcgggggacgtggagacccccatcctttgtggagaagctccttagtggaacccggggccaaggtgaccgtgattgtgttcacggaagagacttggtggccgagtagcaatactcttagtgagtgctacaacaacgtggatgtaggtgtgcctttgtggttaaccgaaccacgggataaacacccgcgtcaagagtttgctatctcctatcccgctctttaagcttccgcatttcattctagtaatttgtatgtctttactttcatagaatagtttcttgataggaaaggctataggttgctaaactcttttgggataggggttttacactagaacaacctagttgcacatctagatagcttgttttagtttaagctttgtgcaaactagttggagccataggtctaagtttttattagtgcctaattcaccccctccccctcttaggctagagcacccgatcactttcagcattcaatcgggcactcggcaaacaagccatttcaagcaattttttgaatcaagtcaaattttgttttgcactcggcaaagaaataatttttttcctcTACTAACCTCAAAACTTTTTCTAATCTCCACATACAACAGGTGCTACTCCATGTTaaaatttggtatattttttaatttgtttgttatatctaattaattaatttcatttcaagcaattttttgaatcaagtcaaatttgaactgaAAGTGAAtcaaataatagaataaaatgagtagaaaaatgtattcatgttatttagccCAGTTTGAGGCCTAAcccatgaaatgaaaagaaatttagAACTTCTTGTTCAGGAAACACGAGTACGACCGTGTGTTCGAATGATTTTTAAACTCTAGATAAAGcaaatgaagtctgaaaatcatgagatttgtCGTGATGGGATGGTATCACACATGGATGTAGTGATAAAAAATGAGAAGATTTCGCACATTTTGTCCCGTACGATGTTTACAAACCGAAGCATCTCACCAGAAGAATCGTAGTGTTGAGAAGGATTCAATAAGATTTGGAGTCAATGGGATGGTCGAATTGTGGGCTGtcttcaaaactttttgtataggcaATAGACATTACAGATTGATTCACGTTaaattttggttatttttcGGATTTGTtcggtaatttttattttttttctagcaaTTATGTAGAATTTGTAAAAACACGTTATTGAATAGAATGAACTGAAAGGAATTAAAATAAATTTCGTGTAGTACTACATGAAATAATGATTTTTTTAAGAAACATCAAATATGAATTTTGGATTGAATTTGGGAAACAAGTATGTTTAAACAATTTTAGTAGAATTGCATGAAATAATGGAAAAataatgaaaagaagaagaaaaaaaagtttgccgagtgctcagGCAAACTATGACTATGCCGAGTGCCCGATCTGAGACATTCGGCAAACCGTCATCCcatcccccccaccccccacacaCACTTAAACTCAGCATTCGtgcacacacaacacacacgCAGCGGACGAGGCTAAAACGCAACAAGGTGCATTTTCTATTACGGATGCGCAGATCCTATACCAACCATGTGAGGCCACGTCATCCTCATCCCACAAACAACCAGATGCTTACATGTGGGGAATCTTTCCTTGATTTGAATCTAAAAAATGTGATATCTTCCGAACCATAGATGTGATTTTAGATTCATTTGAAGCATGTTGTTGGAAAAAATATACCGAACAAAATGAGATCCATGACCGATATATGtcaacaatttttttaaaataatatgTAATTGCAACTATATCCACTCTGAATTGCAAGTAGAAGAATAGGCCAATTGCAACTGGTCAGAACTAATTGCAGGTCACGAACCAGTTGCAACTCAGACCGACTCCAATTGCAACTGGACGCGAACCGGTTGTGACTCGGACAGACCCAGTTGCAACTGGACGTGAACTAGTTGCAACTCGGACTGATCCAGTTGCAACTGGACGCGAATCGATTGCAACTGGACACAATCCAGTTGTAACTAGAACTGCACAGTAGTTGCAACTGAGAGAATGGGTGCATTCTCTATACAAAATACACACAGGTGCATTATAGCAAAACACTATATATATAGGAAAATTCCATTCTACACTCGCTTGTAGCTAATTTTCTTGTCAGGGCCTTTTACCTTTCAGGTTGCCTAAATTTTCTTGTCTCATAGCCCAATTTCCAGTTGGAATTTTCTAATTTTTCAGTTGCAGGATGGATGACCATGACTCAGCTAAATTTTCCGGTCACGTAGACCTAATTTCGGTTTGAACCCCTTAATTTTTCAGTTGCAGGATGAATGACCATGATGCAGCTAAATTTCCGGTCACGTAGACTTATTTCCGGTTTGAACCTCTTAATATTCTGGTTGCGGGATGGATGCTAGATGGGCTTGGGTCTTCACGTGAATGGGCTAGTCAGTGCGCTAAATAACTTATTCAACACACTGAGTACTAAATAGAGAATAtatacattatatatatatatatatatgtgtatctGTATATGACAAGATTTTTCTACTCCTACGTGTAGTTACTCCTATGGTTGACCAGCATGGACCAGGCTGCTAAACGGGTTATGAATGCAAGCTAAGGTACTACCGAACCCAACTTGGAGTAATAATAGCTAATCACGTGATTTACGGCCGGCTGGCGGACCGCTTTTTTCTCTCGGTTTCAAATTTGAACACATACGTCGGAGGTAAGTGTCTGCCTTTGAGTATATCCGTACACTGATTCATGGAGTATGTGCGCATACATGTACACTAGAAGTATGTCTATATACACGTGAATATCAGCAATTATTAAATTAATTGATGTTTTATATATGTGCGCTCAGCAACAATTGTTTTGTGCGGTGAACGTAAGTGTTTTGTATCCATGCGGACACAAGGCAGGAGCTTAGGAGCAAGCGTATGAAAGATGTGTATATACACATTCCAAATAGTACTGAAAACACTTCCAATGGATAGGTTAATTTAATCATGAAGAAAATACATATTACAAAGGAAATGTCATACTACATCGATCATTTCTAAAGATATTAAAAATATGCTGGTATATTGACTGAAACAAGAATCTGCTGTCCAAAATATGATCGTATGTATATCATTCCAGATCAAATACATTATAAATGGGTAAGTCTGATACTTCCCATGATTGGTTATCCATTTCATTGACTGTGATGATCAGTTCTGAAAAAAAAGTATCTCGTGATATAGCAATATGGTAGATGTATCCGGTGATACTTATAAGACTAAATTTCACtgtaggtccataaacttttcCCGAAGTCCCATCTAAGTCCATCAACTTTTAAATCGGTCATTTAGGTCCACAATCTATTTAAGCGTTAGTGTGGAGGTCCAAATGCCTACACGGAGGCTTCTCTTGCCTACGTGGATTGTCCAGCGTGGAGGTTGGGTCATGCGAGCTGTTGGACGCCTGGTTTATTTTGCAATGCAACCCTCCATAGACTTCGTCCGTTCATATCTTTGTTTGCATGAATGCAAGTTCTATCTATCTGATCATTTGAAATGCAGTGACAATACTATGAGAAGCATCAGTTATACAATGCGTTGCATTGCATAATGTAGTAGTAGTTTCATCTTACAGGATATAAACTATCTGATATGCCATCACGTTGTAGTTTCAGGTGGTAGCGTTCCCTAAATATGACACAAAAAGGCAACATTGCCATTTACAAAAGACAAGTATCATCTGCAGAAGATGCTTGTAGGTGTATATAACTACACAAAAGACAACTATCATCCACAAAATATTGGCCAGCCTCCATTTCGGACCTTACTATCCAGCCTTCTTCTTTGCTGCTGCTCCAGAATACTTTTTTTTAGTTGCCGGTTCAG
This genomic interval from Panicum virgatum strain AP13 chromosome 8K, P.virgatum_v5, whole genome shotgun sequence contains the following:
- the LOC120646524 gene encoding uncharacterized protein LOC120646524; this encodes MGRLGKRQRRRSSPWPELPADLGGLILHLLQCHIDRLRFGSVCRQWRLVERQQRRDLPPPLPLIWLGGQTFQIPAGGELRRFRTDGVDVLRRVSSLCHGRFDGWLLSHRHGDDFSKCFLVNPLTGATIEMPLRLDDGTKIDRFPMRKIIVCSPDLVAALLWVWGSSVAFYRPVAPSWSACRPSDGRGRGVCVDIAVHRGKLYALNDDDGLFVHEVSAAAAGVPKASRVVEHAITPQPPAAAANNPAGLLQTRRYLVASSTGSKLLMVKWMIPSRRHPDNPTDGVALKVFEADLEEGRWTEVSSLDNGEALFVGGCCSKAVRLTGSDRRFQENCVYIIGHDFFGYCYDAMPSYASYDLGSGTVSQVVLDRMPVIWSALMMGWFFPQEQV